In a single window of the Vibrio celticus genome:
- a CDS encoding beta strand repeat-containing protein, with product MNGTNDAATVSSATVAIDETDKAVTTSGTLTSTDVDNPDNTFTPDSITGTNGDLTIDANGHWAFTANSAFNQLNVGDKVEETFTVSSVDGTPSTIKVTINGTNDAATVSSATVAIDETDKAVTTSGTLTSTDVDNPDNTFTPDSITGANGDLTIDASGRWVFTANSSFNQLNVGDKVEETFTVSSVDGTPSTIKVTINGTNDAATVSSATVAIDETDKAVTTSGTLTSTDVDNPDNTFTPDSISGTNGDLIIDANGHWAFTANSAFNQLNVGDKVEETFTVSSVDGTPSTIKVTINGTNDAATVSSATVAIDETDKAVTTSGTLTSTDVDNPDNTFTPDSITGANGDLTIDASGHWVFTANSSFNQLNVGDKVEETFTVSSVDGTPSTIKVTINGTNDAATVSSATVAIDETDKAVTTSGTLTSIDVDNPDNTFTPDSISGTNGDLTIDASGHWVFTANSSFNQLNVGDKVEETFTVSSVDGTPSTIKVTINGTNDAATVSSATIAIDETDKAVTTSGTLTSTDVDNPDNTFTPDSITGTNGDLTIDANGHWVFTANSAFNQLNVGDKIEETFTVSSIDGTPSTIKVTINGTNDAATVSSATVAIDETDKAVTTSGTLTSTDVDNPDNTFTPDSITGTNGDLTIDANGHWAFTANSAFNQLNVGDKVEETFTVSSVDGTPSTIKVTINGTNDAATVSSATVAIDETDKAVTTSGTLTSTDVDNPDNTFTPDSITGANGDLTIDASGRWVFTANSSFNQLNVGDKVEETFTVSSVDGTPSTIKVTINGTNDAATVSSATVAIDETDKAVTTSGTLTSTDVDNPDNTFTPDSISGTNGDLIIDANGHWAFTANSAFNQLNVGDKVEETFTVSSVDGTPSTIKVTINGTNDAATVSSATVAIDETDKAVTTSGTLTSTDVDNPDNTFTPDSITGANGDLTIDANGHWTFTANSAFNQLNVGDKVEETFTVSSVDGTPSTIKVTINGTNDAATVSSATVAIDETDKAVTTSGTLTSIDVDNPDNTFTPDSISGTNGDLTIDASGHWVFTANSSFNQLNVGDKVEETFTVSSVDGTPSTIKVTINGTNDAATVSSATIAIDETDKAVTTSGTLTSTDVDNPDNTFTPDSITGTNGDLTIDANGHWVFTANSAFNQLNVGDKVEETFTVSSIDGTSSTIKVTINGTNDAATVSSATVAIDETDKAVTTSGTLTSIDVDNPDNTFTPDSISGTNGDLTIDASGHWVFTANSSFNQLNVGDKVEETFTVSSVDGTPSTIKVTINGTNDAATVSSATIAIDETDKAVTTSGTLTSTDVDNPDNTFTPDSITGTNGDLTIDANGHWVFTANSAFNQLNVGDKIEETFTVSPIDGTLRRSRSQLMALTTLLLSAVRPSPLMKPTKQ from the coding sequence ATTAATGGCACTAACGACGCTGCTACTGTCAGCAGTGCGACCGTCGCCATTGATGAAACCGACAAAGCAGTAACCACATCAGGCACATTAACCAGTACTGACGTGGATAACCCAGACAATACCTTCACACCAGATTCGATTACTGGCACCAATGGCGACCTGACTATTGATGCTAATGGTCATTGGGCGTTCACCGCCAACAGCGCGTTTAACCAATTAAACGTCGGCGATAAAGTCGAAGAGACCTTTACGGTATCGTCAGTTGATGGCACACCGTCGACCATAAAAGTGACGATTAACGGCACTAACGACGCCGCAACTGTTAGCAGTGCGACCGTCGCCATTGATGAAACCGACAAAGCAGTAACGACATCAGGAACATTGACCAGTACCGACGTAGATAATCCAGATAACACTTTCACACCTGACTCGATTACTGGAGCTAACGGTGACCTCACTATTGATGCCAGTGGACGTTGGGTGTTCACCGCCAACAGTTCGTTTAATCAATTGAATGTTGGCGATAAAGTCGAAGAGACCTTTACTGTGTCGTCTGTAGATGGCACACCGTCCACCATCAAGGTGACGATCAACGGCACTAACGATGCCGCAACTGTCAGCAGTGCGACCGTCGCTATCGATGAAACCGACAAAGCAGTAACGACTTCAGGAACATTGACTAGTACCGATGTAGACAACCCAGACAACACGTTTACGCCGGATTCTATTTCAGGCACCAATGGCGACCTTATTATTGATGCCAATGGTCATTGGGCGTTCACCGCCAACAGCGCGTTTAACCAATTAAACGTCGGCGATAAAGTCGAAGAGACCTTTACGGTATCGTCAGTTGATGGCACACCGTCGACCATAAAAGTGACGATTAACGGCACTAACGACGCCGCAACTGTTAGCAGTGCGACCGTCGCCATTGATGAAACCGACAAAGCAGTAACGACATCAGGAACATTGACCAGTACCGACGTAGATAATCCAGATAACACTTTCACACCTGACTCGATTACTGGAGCTAACGGTGACCTCACTATTGATGCCAGTGGACATTGGGTGTTCACCGCCAACAGTTCGTTTAATCAATTGAATGTTGGCGATAAAGTCGAAGAGACCTTTACTGTGTCGTCTGTAGATGGCACACCTTCGACCATCAAAGTCACGATTAACGGCACTAACGATGCCGCAACTGTTAGCAGTGCGACCGTCGCCATTGATGAAACCGACAAAGCAGTAACGACATCAGGCACCCTCACCAGTATCGACGTCGATAATCCAGATAATACCTTCACACCGGATTCGATTTCAGGCACCAACGGTGACCTCACTATTGATGCCAGTGGACATTGGGTGTTCACCGCCAACAGTTCGTTTAATCAATTGAATGTTGGCGATAAAGTCGAAGAGACCTTTACTGTGTCGTCTGTAGATGGCACACCGTCCACCATCAAGGTGACGATCAACGGCACTAACGATGCCGCAACTGTCAGCAGTGCGACCATTGCCATCGATGAGACCGACAAAGCAGTAACTACCTCAGGCACGCTAACCAGTACCGATGTGGACAACCCAGACAATACGTTTACGCCGGATTCAATTACTGGCACCAACGGTGACCTAACTATTGATGCTAATGGGCATTGGGTGTTCACCGCCAACAGTGCGTTTAATCAATTGAACGTCGGCGACAAGATCGAAGAGACCTTCACGGTGTCGTCCATCGATGGCACCCCTTCGACGATCAAGGTCACAATTAATGGCACTAACGACGCTGCTACTGTCAGCAGTGCGACCGTCGCCATTGATGAAACCGACAAAGCAGTAACCACATCAGGCACATTAACCAGTACTGACGTGGATAACCCAGACAATACCTTCACACCAGATTCGATTACTGGCACCAATGGCGACCTGACTATTGATGCTAATGGTCATTGGGCGTTCACCGCCAACAGCGCGTTTAACCAATTAAACGTCGGCGATAAAGTCGAAGAGACCTTTACGGTATCGTCAGTTGATGGCACACCGTCGACCATAAAAGTGACGATTAACGGCACTAACGACGCCGCAACTGTTAGCAGTGCGACCGTCGCCATTGATGAAACCGACAAAGCAGTAACGACATCAGGAACATTGACCAGTACCGACGTAGATAATCCAGATAACACTTTCACACCTGACTCGATTACTGGAGCTAACGGTGACCTCACTATTGATGCCAGTGGACGTTGGGTGTTCACCGCCAACAGTTCGTTTAATCAATTGAATGTTGGCGATAAAGTCGAAGAGACCTTTACTGTGTCGTCTGTAGATGGCACACCGTCCACCATCAAGGTGACGATCAACGGCACTAACGATGCCGCAACTGTCAGCAGTGCGACCGTCGCTATCGATGAAACCGACAAAGCAGTAACGACTTCAGGAACATTGACTAGTACCGATGTAGACAACCCAGACAACACGTTTACGCCGGATTCTATTTCAGGCACCAATGGCGACCTTATTATTGATGCCAATGGTCATTGGGCGTTCACCGCCAACAGCGCGTTTAACCAATTAAACGTCGGCGATAAAGTCGAAGAGACCTTTACGGTATCGTCAGTTGATGGCACACCGTCGACCATAAAAGTGACGATTAACGGCACTAACGACGCCGCAACTGTTAGCAGTGCGACCGTCGCCATTGATGAAACCGACAAAGCAGTAACGACATCAGGAACATTGACCAGTACCGACGTAGATAATCCAGATAACACTTTCACACCTGACTCGATTACTGGAGCTAACGGTGACCTCACTATTGATGCTAATGGTCATTGGACATTCACCGCCAACAGTGCGTTTAATCAATTGAATGTTGGCGATAAAGTCGAAGAGACCTTTACTGTGTCGTCTGTAGATGGCACACCTTCGACCATCAAAGTCACGATTAACGGCACTAACGATGCCGCAACTGTTAGCAGTGCGACCGTCGCCATTGATGAAACCGACAAAGCAGTAACGACATCAGGCACCCTCACCAGTATCGACGTCGATAATCCAGATAATACCTTCACACCGGATTCGATTTCAGGCACCAACGGTGACCTCACTATTGATGCCAGTGGACATTGGGTGTTCACCGCCAACAGTTCGTTTAATCAATTGAATGTTGGCGATAAAGTCGAAGAGACCTTTACTGTGTCGTCTGTAGATGGCACACCGTCCACCATCAAGGTGACGATCAACGGCACTAACGATGCCGCAACTGTCAGCAGTGCGACCATTGCCATCGATGAGACCGACAAAGCAGTAACTACCTCAGGCACGCTAACCAGTACCGATGTGGACAACCCAGACAATACGTTTACGCCGGATTCAATTACTGGCACCAACGGTGACCTAACTATTGATGCTAATGGGCATTGGGTGTTCACCGCCAACAGCGCATTTAATCAATTAAACGTCGGCGATAAAGTCGAAGAGACCTTCACGGTGTCGTCTATTGATGGCACATCCTCGACCATCAAAGTCACGATTAACGGCACTAACGATGCCGCAACTGTTAGCAGTGCGACCGTCGCCATTGATGAAACCGACAAAGCAGTAACGACATCAGGCACCCTCACCAGTATCGACGTCGATAATCCAGATAATACCTTCACACCGGATTCGATTTCAGGCACCAACGGTGACCTCACTATTGATGCCAGTGGGCATTGGGTGTTCACCGCCAACAGTTCGTTTAATCAATTGAATGTTGGCGATAAAGTCGAAGAGACCTTTACTGTGTCGTCTGTAGATGGCACACCGTCCACCATCAAGGTGACGATCAACGGCACTAACGATGCCGCAACTGTCAGCAGTGCGACCATTGCCATCGATGAGACCGACAAAGCAGTAACTACCTCAGGCACGCTAACCAGTACCGATGTGGACAACCCAGACAATACGTTTACGCCGGATTCAATTACTGGCACCAACGGTGACCTAACTATTGATGCTAATGGGCATTGGGTGTTCACCGCCAACAGTGCGTTTAATCAATTGAACGTCGGCGACAAGATCGAAGAGACCTTCACGGTGTCGCCCATCGATGGCACCCTTCGACGATCAAGGTCACAATTAATGGCACTAACGACGCTGCTACTGTCAGCAGTGCGACCGTCGCCATTGATGAAACCGACAAAGCAGTAA
- a CDS encoding VCBS domain-containing protein, which yields MNGTNDAATVSSATVAIDETDKAVTTSGTLTSTDVDNPDNTFTPDSITGTNGDLTIDANGHWAFTANSAFNQLNVGDKVEETFTVSSVDGTPSTIKVTINGTNDAATVSSATVAIDETDKAVTTSGTLTSTDVDNPDNTFTPDSITGANGDLTIDASGRWVFTANSAFNQLNVGDKVEETFTVSSVDGTPSTIKVTINGTNDAATVSSATVAIDETDKAVTTSGTLTSTDVDNPDNTFTPDSISGTNGDLIIDANGHWAFTANSAFNQLNVGDKVEETFTVSSVDGTPSTIKVTINGTNDAATVSSATVAIDETDKAVTTSGTLTSTDVDNPDNTFTPDSITGTNGDLTIDANGHWVFTANSAFNQLNVGDKVEETFTVSSIDGTSSTIKVTINGTNDAATVSSATVAIDETDKAVTTSGTLTSIDVDNPDNTFTPDSISGTNGDLTIDASGHWVFTANSSFNQLNVGDKVEETFTVSSVDGTPSTIKVTINGTNDAATVSSATIAIDETDKAVTTSGTLTSTDVDNPDNTFTPDSITGTNGDLTIDANGHWVFTANSAFNQLNVGDKIEETFTVSPIDGTPSTIKVTINGTNDAATVSSATVAIDETDKAVTTSGTLTSTDVDNPDNTFTPDSITGTNGDLTIDANGHWAFTANSAFNQLNVGDKVEETFTVSSVDGTPSTIKVTINGTNDAATVSSATVAIDETDKAVTTSGTLTSTDVDNPDNTFTPDSITGANGDLTIDASGRWVFTANSAFNQLNVGDKVEETFTVSSVDGTPSTIKVTINGTNDAATVSSATVAIDETDKAVTTSGTLTSTDVDNPDNTFTPDSISGTNGDLIIDANGHWAFTANSAFNQLNVGDKVEETFTVSSVDGTPSTIKVTINGTNDAATVSSATVAIDETDKAVTTSGTLTSTDVDNPDNTFTPDSITGANGDLTIDASGHWVFTANSSFNQLNVGDKVEETFTVSSVDGTPSTIKVTINGTNDAATVSSATVAIDETDKAVTTSGTLTSIDVDNPDNTFTPDSISGTNGDLTIDASGHWVFTANSSFNQLNVGDKVEETFTVSSVDGTPSTIKVTINGTNDAATVSSATIAIDETDKAVTTSGTLTSTDVDNPDNTFTPDSITGTNGDLTIDANGHWVFTANSAFNQLNVGDKVEETFTVSSIDGTSSTIKVTINGTNDAATVSSATVAIDETDKAVTTSGTLTSIDVDNPDNTFTPDSISGTNGDLTIDASGHWVFTANSSFNQLNVGDKVEETFTVSSVDGTPSTIKVTINGTNDAATVSSATIAIDETDKAVTTSGTLTSTDVDNPDNTFTPDSITGTNGDLTIDANGHWVFTANSAFNQLNVGDKIEETFTVSPIDGTPSTIKVTINGTNDAATVSSATVAIDETDKAVTTSGTLTSTDVDNPDNTFTPDSITGTNGDLTIDANGHWAFTANSAFNQLNVGDKVEETFTVSSVDGTPSTIKVTINGTNDAATVSSATVAIDETDKAVTTSGTLTSTDVDNPDNTFTPDSITGANGDLTIDASGRWVFTANSAFNQLNVGDKVEETFTVSSVDGTPSTIKVTINGTNDAATVSSATVAIDETDKAVTTSGTLTSTDVDNPDNTFTPDSISGTNGDLIIDANGHWAFTANSAFNQLNVGDKVEETFTVSSVDGTPSTIKVTINGTNDAATVSSATVAIDETDKAVTTSGTLTSTDVDNPDNTFTPDSITGTNGDLTIDANGHWVFTANSAFNQLNVGDKVEETFTVSSIDGTSSTIKVTINGTNDAATVSSATVAIDETDKAVTTSGTLTSIDVDNPDNTFTPDSISGTNGDLTIDASGHWVFTANSSFNQLNVGDKVEETFTVSSVDGTPSTIKVTINGTNDAATVSSATIAIDETDKAVTTSGTLTSTDVDNPDNTFTPDSITGTNGDLTIDANGHWVFTANSAFNQLNVGDKIEETFTVSPIDGTLRRSRSQLMALTTLLLSAVRPSPLMKPTKQ from the coding sequence ATTAATGGCACTAACGACGCTGCTACTGTCAGCAGTGCGACCGTCGCCATTGATGAAACCGACAAAGCAGTAACCACATCAGGCACATTAACCAGTACTGACGTGGATAACCCAGACAATACCTTCACACCAGATTCGATTACTGGCACCAATGGCGACCTGACTATTGATGCTAATGGTCATTGGGCGTTCACCGCCAACAGCGCGTTTAACCAATTAAACGTCGGCGATAAAGTCGAAGAGACCTTTACGGTATCGTCAGTTGATGGCACACCGTCGACCATAAAAGTGACGATTAACGGCACTAACGACGCCGCAACTGTTAGCAGTGCGACCGTCGCCATTGATGAAACCGACAAAGCAGTAACGACATCAGGAACATTGACCAGTACCGACGTAGATAATCCAGATAACACTTTCACACCTGACTCGATTACTGGAGCTAACGGTGACCTCACTATTGATGCCAGTGGACGTTGGGTGTTCACCGCCAACAGTGCGTTTAATCAATTGAATGTTGGCGATAAAGTCGAAGAGACCTTTACTGTGTCGTCTGTAGATGGCACACCGTCCACCATCAAGGTGACGATCAACGGCACTAACGATGCCGCAACTGTCAGCAGTGCGACCGTCGCTATCGATGAAACCGACAAAGCAGTAACGACTTCAGGAACATTGACTAGTACCGATGTAGACAACCCAGACAACACGTTTACGCCGGATTCTATTTCAGGCACCAATGGCGACCTTATTATTGATGCCAATGGTCATTGGGCGTTCACCGCCAACAGCGCGTTTAACCAATTAAACGTCGGCGATAAAGTCGAAGAGACCTTTACGGTATCGTCAGTTGATGGCACACCGTCGACCATAAAAGTGACGATTAACGGCACTAACGACGCCGCAACTGTTAGCAGTGCGACCGTCGCCATTGATGAAACCGACAAAGCAGTAACTACCTCAGGCACGCTAACCAGTACCGATGTGGACAACCCAGACAATACGTTTACGCCGGATTCAATTACTGGCACCAACGGTGACCTCACTATTGATGCTAATGGGCATTGGGTGTTCACCGCCAACAGCGCATTTAATCAATTAAACGTCGGCGATAAAGTCGAAGAGACCTTCACGGTGTCGTCTATTGATGGCACATCCTCGACCATCAAAGTCACGATTAACGGCACTAACGATGCCGCAACTGTTAGCAGTGCGACCGTCGCCATTGATGAAACCGACAAAGCAGTAACGACATCAGGCACCCTCACCAGTATCGACGTCGATAATCCAGATAATACCTTCACACCGGATTCGATTTCAGGCACCAACGGTGACCTCACTATTGATGCCAGTGGGCATTGGGTGTTCACCGCCAACAGTTCGTTTAATCAATTGAATGTTGGCGATAAAGTCGAAGAGACCTTTACTGTGTCGTCTGTAGATGGCACACCGTCCACCATCAAGGTGACGATCAACGGCACTAACGATGCCGCAACTGTCAGCAGTGCGACCATTGCCATCGATGAGACCGACAAAGCAGTAACTACCTCAGGCACGCTAACCAGTACCGATGTGGACAACCCAGACAATACGTTTACGCCGGATTCAATTACTGGCACCAACGGTGACCTAACTATTGATGCTAATGGGCATTGGGTGTTCACCGCCAACAGTGCGTTTAATCAATTGAACGTCGGCGACAAGATCGAAGAGACCTTCACGGTGTCGCCCATCGATGGCACCCCTTCGACGATCAAGGTCACAATTAATGGCACTAACGACGCTGCTACTGTCAGCAGTGCGACCGTCGCCATTGATGAAACCGACAAAGCAGTAACCACATCAGGCACATTAACCAGTACTGACGTGGATAACCCAGACAATACCTTCACACCAGATTCGATTACTGGCACCAATGGCGACCTGACTATTGATGCTAATGGTCATTGGGCGTTCACCGCCAACAGCGCGTTTAACCAATTAAACGTCGGCGATAAAGTCGAAGAGACCTTTACGGTATCGTCAGTTGATGGCACACCGTCGACCATAAAAGTGACGATTAACGGCACTAACGACGCCGCAACTGTTAGCAGTGCGACCGTCGCCATTGATGAAACCGACAAAGCAGTAACGACATCAGGAACATTGACCAGTACCGACGTAGATAATCCAGATAACACTTTCACACCTGACTCGATTACTGGAGCTAACGGTGACCTCACTATTGATGCCAGTGGACGTTGGGTGTTCACCGCCAACAGTGCGTTTAATCAATTGAATGTTGGCGATAAAGTCGAAGAGACCTTTACTGTGTCGTCTGTAGATGGCACACCGTCCACCATCAAGGTGACGATCAACGGCACTAACGATGCCGCAACTGTCAGCAGTGCGACCGTCGCTATCGATGAAACCGACAAAGCAGTAACGACTTCAGGAACATTGACTAGTACCGATGTAGACAACCCAGACAACACGTTTACGCCGGATTCTATTTCAGGCACCAATGGCGACCTTATTATTGATGCCAATGGTCATTGGGCGTTCACCGCCAACAGCGCGTTTAACCAATTAAACGTCGGCGATAAAGTCGAAGAGACCTTTACGGTATCGTCAGTTGATGGCACACCGTCGACCATCAAAGTGACGATTAACGGCACTAACGACGCCGCAACTGTTAGCAGTGCGACCGTCGCCATTGATGAAACCGACAAAGCAGTAACGACATCAGGAACATTGACCAGTACCGACGTAGATAATCCAGATAACACTTTCACACCTGACTCGATTACTGGAGCTAACGGTGACCTCACTATTGATGCCAGTGGACATTGGGTGTTCACCGCCAACAGTTCGTTTAATCAATTGAATGTTGGCGATAAAGTCGAAGAGACCTTTACTGTGTCGTCTGTAGATGGCACACCTTCGACCATCAAAGTCACGATTAACGGCACTAACGATGCCGCAACTGTTAGCAGTGCGACCGTCGCCATTGATGAAACCGACAAAGCAGTAACGACATCAGGCACCCTCACCAGTATCGACGTCGATAATCCAGATAATACCTTCACACCGGATTCGATTTCAGGCACCAACGGTGACCTCACTATTGATGCCAGTGGACATTGGGTGTTCACCGCCAACAGTTCGTTTAATCAATTGAATGTTGGCGATAAAGTCGAAGAGACCTTTACTGTGTCGTCTGTAGATGGCACACCGTCCACCATCAAGGTGACGATCAACGGCACTAACGATGCCGCAACTGTCAGCAGTGCGACCATTGCCATCGATGAGACCGACAAAGCAGTAACTACCTCAGGCACGCTAACCAGTACCGATGTGGACAACCCAGACAATACGTTTACGCCGGATTCAATTACTGGCACCAACGGTGACCTAACTATTGATGCTAATGGGCATTGGGTGTTCACCGCCAACAGCGCATTTAATCAATTAAACGTCGGCGATAAAGTCGAAGAGACCTTCACGGTGTCGTCTATTGATGGCACATCCTCGACCATCAAAGTCACGATTAACGGCACTAACGATGCCGCAACTGTTAGCAGTGCGACCGTCGCCATTGATGAAACCGACAAAGCAGTAACGACATCAGGCACCCTCACCAGTATCGACGTCGATAATCCAGATAATACCTTCACACCGGATTCGATTTCAGGCACCAACGGTGACCTCACTATTGATGCCAGTGGGCATTGGGTGTTCACCGCCAACAGTTCGTTTAATCAATTGAATGTTGGCGATAAAGTCGAAGAGACCTTTACTGTGTCGTCTGTAGATGGCACACCGTCCACCATCAAGGTGACGATCAACGGCACTAACGATGCCGCAACTGTCAGCAGTGCGACCATTGCCATCGATGAGACCGACAAAGCAGTAACTACCTCAGGCACGCTAACCAGTACCGATGTGGACAACCCAGACAATACGTTTACGCCGGATTCAATTACTGGCACCAACGGTGACCTAACTATTGATGCTAATGGGCATTGGGTGTTCACCGCCAACAGTGCGTTTAATCAATTGAACGTCGGCGACAAGATCGAAGAGACCTTCACGGTGTCGCCCATCGATGGCACCCCTTCGACGATCAAGGTCACAATTAATGGCACTAACGACGCTGCTACTGTCAGCAGTGCGACCGTCGCCATTGATGAAACCGACAAAGCAGTAACCACATCAGGCACATTAACCAGTACTGACGTGGATAACCCAGACAATACCTTCACACCAGATTCGATTACTGGCACCAATGGCGACCTGACTATTGATGCTAATGGTCATTGGGCGTTCACCGCCAACAGCGCGTTTAACCAATTAAACGTCGGCGATAAAGTCGAAGAGACCTTTACGGTATCGTCAGTTGATGGCACACCGTCGACCATAAAAGTGACGATTAACGGCACTAACGACGCCGCAACTGTTAGCAGTGCGACCGTCGCCATTGATGAAACCGACAAAGCAGTAACGACATCAGGAACATTGACCAGTACCGACGTAGATAATCCAGATAACACTTTCACACCTGACTCGATTACTGGAGCTAACGGTGACCTCACTATTGATGCCAGTGGACGTTGGGTGTTCACCGCCAACAGTGCGTTTAATCAATTGAATGTTGGCGATAAAGTCGAAGAGACCTTTACTGTGTCGTCTGTAGATGGCACACCGTCCACCATCAAGGTGACGATCAACGGCACTAACGATGCCGCAACTGTCAGCAGTGCGACCGTCGCTATCGATGAAACCGACAAAGCAGTAACGACTTCAGGAACATTGACTAGTACCGATGTAGACAACCCAGACAACACGTTTACGCCGGATTCTATTTCAGGCACCAATGGCGACCTTATTATTGATGCCAATGGTCATTGGGCGTTCACCGCCAACAGCGCGTTTAACCAATTAAACGTCGGCGATAAAGTCGAAGAGACCTTTACGGTATCGTCAGTTGATGGCACACCGTCGACCATAAAAGTGACGATTAACGGCACTAACGACGCCGCAACTGTTAGCAGTGCGACCGTCGCCATTGATGAAACCGACAAAGCAGTAACTACCTCAGGCACGCTAACCAGTACCGATGTGGACAACCCAGACAATACGTTTACGCCGGATTCAATTACTGGCACCAACGGTGACCTCACTATTGATGCTAATGGGCATTGGGTGTTCACCGCCAACAGCGCATTTAATCAATTAAACGTCGGCGATAAAGTCGAAGAGACCTTCACGGTGTCGTCTATTGATGGCACATCCTCGACCATCAAAGTCACGATTAACGGCACTAACGATGCCGCAACTGTTAGCAGTGCGACCGTCGCCATTGATGAAACCGACAAAGCAGTAACGACATCAGGCACCCTCACCAGTATCGACGTCGATAATCCAGATAATACCTTCACACCGGATTCGATTTCAGGCACCAACGGTGACCTCACTATTGATGCCAGTGGGCATTGGGTGTTCACCGCCAACAGTTCGTTTAATCAATTGAATGTTGGCGATAAAGTCGAAGAGACCTTTACTGTGTCGTCTGTAGATGGCACACCGTCCACCATCAAGGTGACGATCAACGGCACTAACGATGCCGCAACTGTCAGCAGTGCGACCATTGCCATCGATGAGACCGACAAAGCAGTAACTACCTCAGGCACGCTAACCAGTACCGATGTGGACAACCCAGACAATACGTTTACGCCGGATTCAATTACTGGCACCAACGGTGACCTAACTATTGATGCTAATGGGCATTGGGTGTTCACCGCCAACAGTGCGTTTAATCAATTGAACGTCGGCGACAAGATCGAAGAGACCTTCACGGTGTCGCCCATCGATGGCACCCTTCGACGATCAAGGTCACAATTAATGGCACTAACGACGCTGCTACTGTCAGCAGTGCGACCGTCGCCATTGATGAAACCGACAAAGCAGTAA